A window of Blattabacterium cuenoti contains these coding sequences:
- a CDS encoding MATE family efflux transporter produces MIKKTHNFIRLYIHHLKKNLLLAIPIFFTQLGIIIIGISDNIIIGFFGKKALASISLANSIFFIFIIFGFGISSGVSSLIASSDAKNDYEDGAKIFYHGLIINFILSIIMYVFIHFFILLILPYLGQPKEILEPTISFLKIIALSFIPWMIFEMFRKFSEGLSISSPILISTCISTFINIILNFSFINGYYFIPKLGFLGVGYSTVISRVIMSINIFLILTQHKKTKNYFHTYKYFDVEKKYLKKIFKIGIPSGIYMLLEMSAFSISSFISGKCGIKELAAHQIVISLVSSTFILNTCFSIPGTVRVGNQLALKNYYDLRIIGWSVIFMGTIFLSICSILFILLRDDIALWYIKNDKEVALIVHNIMIIASIVQLFDGIQSIFMGILRGLQDVYIPLYISLFAYWILALPIGYILSIKLKIGVIGVWIGLGIGVIVSSILLMIRFINLTKKLLNTINNH; encoded by the coding sequence TTGATTAAAAAAACACATAATTTCATAAGATTATATATACATCATCTAAAAAAAAATTTATTATTAGCTATACCTATATTTTTTACTCAATTAGGCATAATTATTATTGGTATATCTGATAATATAATAATTGGCTTTTTTGGTAAAAAAGCATTAGCTTCAATTTCTTTAGCTAATTCAATATTTTTTATTTTTATTATTTTTGGATTTGGAATATCTTCTGGAGTGTCTTCATTAATAGCATCGTCAGATGCTAAAAATGATTATGAAGATGGTGCTAAAATTTTTTATCATGGATTAATCATAAATTTTATATTATCTATTATAATGTATGTATTCATACATTTTTTTATATTATTAATTCTACCCTATTTAGGTCAACCTAAAGAAATTTTAGAACCAACTATATCTTTTTTAAAGATTATAGCTTTATCCTTTATTCCTTGGATGATTTTTGAAATGTTTCGTAAATTTTCAGAAGGATTATCTATTTCTAGTCCTATTTTAATTAGTACTTGTATATCCACTTTTATAAATATAATTTTAAATTTTTCATTTATCAATGGATATTATTTTATTCCTAAATTAGGATTTTTAGGCGTGGGATATTCTACTGTAATATCTCGTGTTATTATGTCAATAAATATTTTTCTTATATTAACACAACATAAAAAAACAAAAAATTATTTTCATACTTATAAATATTTTGATGTAGAAAAGAAATATTTAAAAAAAATATTCAAAATTGGAATTCCTTCTGGGATTTATATGTTATTGGAAATGAGCGCCTTTTCAATTTCTTCTTTTATTTCTGGAAAATGTGGAATAAAAGAATTAGCTGCACATCAAATAGTCATTAGTCTAGTATCTTCTACTTTTATTTTAAATACTTGTTTTTCTATTCCTGGAACAGTAAGAGTAGGGAATCAATTAGCATTAAAAAATTATTATGATTTAAGAATAATAGGATGGTCTGTAATATTTATGGGGACCATATTTCTTTCTATTTGCAGTATCTTATTTATTTTATTAAGAGATGATATAGCATTATGGTATATTAAAAATGATAAAGAAGTAGCATTGATTGTACACAATATAATGATTATTGCCAGTATTGTGCAATTATTTGATGGAATACAAAGCATTTTTATGGGTATATTACGAGGATTACAAGACGTATATATTCCATTATATATTAGTTTATTTGCTTATTGGATATTAGCTTTACCAATAGGATATATTTTATCTATTAAATTAAAAATTGGTGTTATAGGTGTTTGGATAGGATTAGGTATAGGTGTCATCGTATCCTCAATTTTATTAATGATTAGATTTATAAATCTTACAAAAAAACTTTTAAATACTATTAATAATCATTAA
- the aroC gene encoding chorismate synthase, whose translation MSGNTFGKLFKITTFGESHGKALGGIIDGCPSGLKLNINSIQEQLNRRKPGQSSIVTSRQESDQVIFLSGIFNDITTGTPIGFIIYNNNQKSKDYEHIKNLYRPSHSDLTYAKKYGIRDYRGGGRSSARETICRVVAGSVAKQLINKIKIISYVSSVGQISVDKSYSDLNFENIEKTPIRCPDIDIAHKMISKIKEIKKNGDSIGGTITCIIKNVPIGLGEPVFDKLHAELAKAMLSINAVKGFEYGSGFFGSTLTGSKHNDLFNKDASTKTNFSGGIQGGISNGMDIYFKIALKPVATIMKTQKTIDINGNIVVMQGKGRHDPCVLPRAIPIVEAMTALVLADYWMFYKLSKFSSIKM comes from the coding sequence ATGTCTGGAAATACATTTGGTAAATTATTTAAAATCACGACTTTTGGAGAAAGTCATGGAAAAGCATTAGGTGGAATTATTGATGGATGTCCATCAGGATTAAAACTGAATATAAATTCTATTCAAGAACAACTTAATAGAAGAAAACCTGGTCAGTCATCTATTGTTACTTCTAGACAAGAATCAGATCAAGTAATTTTTTTATCTGGTATTTTTAACGACATAACTACTGGTACTCCAATTGGATTTATTATTTATAATAACAATCAAAAATCTAAAGATTATGAACATATTAAAAATTTATATCGTCCTTCACATTCTGATTTAACTTATGCAAAAAAATATGGAATAAGAGATTATAGAGGAGGTGGCAGATCATCCGCTAGAGAAACTATATGTAGAGTTGTGGCAGGTTCAGTTGCAAAACAATTAATAAACAAAATAAAAATTATATCTTACGTTTCTTCTGTTGGACAAATATCTGTAGATAAATCTTATAGTGATCTTAATTTTGAAAATATAGAAAAAACACCTATTAGATGTCCTGATATAGATATTGCACATAAAATGATATCAAAAATTAAAGAAATCAAAAAAAATGGAGATTCTATAGGAGGAACTATTACTTGTATTATTAAAAATGTTCCAATAGGGTTAGGAGAACCAGTTTTTGATAAATTACATGCAGAATTAGCAAAAGCTATGTTATCAATTAATGCAGTCAAAGGATTTGAATATGGAAGTGGATTTTTTGGATCTACATTAACAGGATCAAAACATAATGATTTATTTAATAAAGATGCAAGTACTAAAACTAATTTTTCTGGTGGAATACAAGGAGGAATATCAAATGGTATGGATATATATTTTAAAATAGCTTTGAAACCAGTTGCTACCATTATGAAAACACAAAAAACTATTGATATAAATGGAAATATAGTAGTTATGCAAGGTAAAGGTAGACATGATCCTTGTGTTTTACCTAGAGCTATTCCAATTGTAGAAGCTATGACAGCATTAGTTTTAGCAGATTATTGGATGTTTTATAAATTATCTAAATTTTCTTCAATTAAAATGTGA
- a CDS encoding DEAD/DEAH box helicase: MKTFDNFLLNKNILRALADLGFIHPTKIQQEVIPYILKYDKDLIALSQTGTGKTAAFGIPIIQKIKLNIYHPQTLILCPTRELCLQITSDLRSLAKYIAIQIIPLYGGINIHKQIIYLKKDVHIIVGTPGRINDLIRRRKLSLYNIKYLILDEADEMLNMGFKEELDTIIQKLPKKRQSLLFSATMSTHINLIAKNYLINPIEIIIGEKNIGSNDVKHIYYVVNKTNNKYYTLKKIMDVNPNIYGIIFCQTRKKTKEIANSLIKDGYNADALYGDLTQFQRESVMTRFRNKTLQLLVATDVASRGLDVQDITHVINYNIPNESKLYVHRSGRTGRAGNSGISICILHTNKETRYLKEFEKKIGTSFQRITIPTDKEICEKQLLNFIDKVKNVSIDNKLLKIFLPKIENKLVSFNKEELIKRFFWLEFSRLFYIYKNSKDYKTAILYKSSSAVKIKKKCTHYLDKQKK; encoded by the coding sequence ATGAAAACATTTGATAATTTTTTGTTAAACAAAAATATTTTACGAGCTTTAGCCGATTTAGGATTTATTCATCCTACTAAAATTCAGCAAGAAGTAATTCCATATATATTAAAATATGACAAAGATTTGATTGCATTATCACAAACTGGTACTGGAAAAACTGCAGCTTTTGGAATTCCAATTATACAAAAAATCAAATTAAATATTTATCATCCACAAACTTTAATTTTATGTCCAACTAGAGAATTATGTCTTCAAATAACTAGTGATTTACGTAGTTTAGCAAAATATATCGCTATACAAATTATTCCTTTATATGGAGGAATCAATATTCATAAACAAATTATTTATCTTAAAAAAGATGTACATATTATTGTTGGAACTCCAGGAAGAATTAATGATTTAATTAGAAGACGTAAATTATCTTTATACAATATAAAATATCTTATTTTAGATGAAGCAGATGAAATGTTAAATATGGGGTTTAAAGAAGAATTAGATACTATTATTCAAAAATTACCGAAAAAAAGACAAAGTTTACTATTTTCTGCTACAATGTCTACCCATATTAATCTTATTGCAAAAAATTATCTTATAAATCCTATTGAAATTATTATAGGGGAAAAAAACATTGGATCTAATGATGTAAAACATATTTATTACGTAGTAAATAAAACAAATAATAAATATTATACTTTAAAAAAAATAATGGATGTTAATCCAAATATATATGGAATTATTTTTTGTCAAACTAGGAAAAAAACTAAAGAAATTGCTAATTCTTTAATTAAAGATGGATATAATGCTGATGCATTATACGGTGATTTAACTCAATTTCAAAGAGAATCAGTAATGACTAGATTTCGAAATAAAACTTTACAATTACTTGTAGCAACTGATGTTGCATCTCGTGGATTAGATGTTCAAGATATAACTCATGTAATAAACTATAATATTCCAAATGAAAGTAAACTTTATGTTCATAGAAGTGGAAGAACTGGACGAGCTGGAAATTCTGGTATTTCAATATGCATTCTTCATACTAATAAAGAAACTCGTTATTTAAAAGAATTTGAAAAAAAAATTGGAACAAGTTTTCAAAGAATTACAATTCCTACTGATAAAGAAATATGCGAAAAACAATTACTAAATTTTATAGATAAAGTAAAAAATGTATCTATTGATAATAAATTATTAAAAATTTTTTTACCAAAAATAGAAAATAAATTAGTATCATTCAATAAAGAAGAATTAATAAAACGTTTTTTTTGGTTAGAATTTAGTCGATTATTTTATATTTATAAAAATTCTAAAGATTATAAGACAGCAATATTATATAAATCATCATCTGCAGTAAAAATTAAAAAAAAGTGTACACATTATTTAGATAAACAAAAAAAGTAA
- the miaA gene encoding tRNA (adenosine(37)-N6)-dimethylallyltransferase MiaA: MKYNILVVILGPTSVGKTQVSLFLAKKFNTQILSCDSRQFYKELKIGTCVPNKQILNSIQHHFIGHLSIHDDYNAKLFEQDAINKLHNLFLTYSILIMVGGSSLYEKAVTVGLSQIPKINKHIRNELRFNFKKHGILFLQKEIKKYIHKIPQTLDIQNPFRLMRYLEIIKSTQHSPSFFFSQKKQKRNFITIKIGLILPKEQIYSNINNRVDDMMKMGLLNEAKNYYEYRHLNSLNTIGYKEIFKFFSKETVNIYHTIDEIKTHTRQYAKKQLTWYKKDPDITWFSPKDKKKILFFIINKMGNTGFEPVTSCL; this comes from the coding sequence GTGAAATATAATATTTTAGTTGTTATCCTAGGTCCAACTAGTGTTGGAAAAACACAAGTATCTCTTTTCTTAGCAAAAAAATTCAACACTCAAATTTTATCTTGTGATTCTAGACAATTTTATAAAGAATTAAAAATAGGCACATGTGTTCCTAATAAACAAATTTTAAATTCTATTCAACATCATTTTATTGGACATTTATCTATACATGATGATTATAATGCTAAATTATTTGAACAAGATGCAATAAATAAATTACATAACTTATTTCTTACATATTCCATTTTAATTATGGTTGGTGGATCTAGTTTATACGAAAAAGCTGTCACTGTTGGTTTGTCTCAAATTCCAAAAATTAATAAACATATCAGAAATGAATTAAGATTTAATTTTAAAAAACATGGTATTTTATTTTTACAAAAAGAAATTAAAAAATATATACATAAAATTCCTCAAACATTAGATATTCAAAATCCATTTCGTTTAATGAGATATTTAGAAATTATCAAATCGACTCAACATTCACCATCATTTTTTTTTAGTCAAAAAAAACAAAAAAGAAATTTTATTACCATCAAAATAGGTTTAATATTACCAAAAGAACAAATATATTCTAACATTAATAATAGAGTAGATGATATGATGAAAATGGGATTATTAAATGAAGCAAAAAATTATTACGAATATAGACATTTAAACAGCTTAAATACTATTGGATATAAAGAAATATTTAAGTTTTTCTCAAAAGAAACAGTAAATATATATCATACTATTGATGAAATTAAAACGCATACAAGACAATATGCAAAAAAACAACTAACATGGTATAAAAAAGATCCTGATATAACTTGGTTTAGTCCAAAAGATAAAAAAAAAATATTATTTTTTATTATAAATAAAATGGGTAATACTGGATTCGAACCAGTGACCTCCTGCTTGTAA